One stretch of Deltaproteobacteria bacterium DNA includes these proteins:
- a CDS encoding ABC transporter permease, with product MNNKKTSPLSMIKTGISSLFSRGAFSVWQRDFDVWRKRYAASLIGNLGEPILFLIGMGFGLGALVAPIKGVSYIEFIAPGLACSAAMYGASFECTFAAYTKIAVQKTYDAIRVTPVSVEEITAGDILWGATKGMIAGMVFLTVMFFFGLVKSWLALLLPLLLAILSVAFASLAMFFTSKAPAYDFFSYYFTLIIAPMFLFSGIFFPLDQLPFIVRIIAWFTPLVHCVNISRGLVLGEAGTWMLIDLVWILAFAAFILATAIRSVKKRVIN from the coding sequence ATGAATAACAAAAAGACATCCCCTTTATCAATGATAAAAACAGGCATTTCATCACTATTTTCAAGAGGCGCGTTCAGTGTATGGCAACGAGACTTCGACGTATGGAGAAAACGTTATGCTGCAAGCCTGATTGGAAACCTTGGCGAACCGATACTCTTTCTCATCGGCATGGGCTTTGGCCTTGGCGCGCTTGTTGCCCCCATTAAAGGAGTAAGCTATATCGAATTCATAGCGCCGGGCCTCGCCTGTTCGGCGGCCATGTACGGCGCCAGCTTTGAGTGTACTTTTGCGGCATACACAAAGATTGCCGTCCAGAAAACCTACGATGCCATCAGAGTAACACCGGTTTCAGTAGAAGAAATAACGGCGGGTGACATTTTATGGGGAGCAACCAAGGGTATGATTGCCGGCATGGTTTTCCTTACAGTCATGTTTTTCTTCGGCCTCGTGAAATCCTGGTTAGCCCTGCTGCTGCCACTGCTGCTGGCCATTTTGTCCGTTGCATTTGCTTCACTGGCCATGTTCTTTACATCAAAGGCTCCTGCCTATGATTTTTTCTCATACTACTTCACTCTGATTATTGCTCCCATGTTCCTCTTTAGCGGCATTTTCTTTCCCCTTGATCAACTCCCCTTCATTGTCCGCATCATTGCCTGGTTCACCCCTCTTGTCCACTGCGTCAATATCTCTCGTGGTCTCGTGCTGGGAGAGGCGGGAACCTGGATGCTCATCGATCTTGTATGGATTCTTGCCTTTGCAGCGTTTATCCTCGCCACAGCCATCAGGAGCGTCAAAAAAAGGGTCATCAATTGA
- a CDS encoding ATP-binding cassette domain-containing protein produces the protein MSAIVEAKGLTKKYGNKKVVKEVNFTVRKGECFGFLGPNGAGKTTTMGMVYCYNPPTAGTISVCGKKVGIHDRAIKSMIGVAPQEDSLDPELTIIENLLAYARYFSIPKNIALAKARELLDFMQLKERSNDRVVALSGGMRRRLVIARALINSPKLIILDEPTTGLDPQARHVIWDKLHKLKKEGATLLLTTHYMEEAYNLCDCLVIMDKGSFVAEGSPDSLIAEHLEKEVIEIISRSGIEFDMDSLLEGLTFRHEKSGEREYLFADDGDPIVRKLLDLGAIEVLHRKATLEDLFLRLTGRELDE, from the coding sequence ATGTCTGCTATTGTTGAGGCAAAAGGACTGACAAAAAAATACGGCAACAAAAAAGTCGTCAAAGAGGTGAACTTTACCGTCAGGAAAGGTGAATGTTTCGGTTTTCTCGGTCCCAACGGTGCAGGGAAAACGACAACCATGGGAATGGTCTACTGTTACAATCCACCCACTGCCGGAACGATAAGTGTATGCGGCAAAAAAGTGGGCATCCACGACAGGGCAATCAAAAGCATGATAGGTGTTGCTCCCCAGGAAGACTCCCTGGATCCTGAACTGACGATAATAGAAAATCTTTTGGCTTATGCCCGATATTTTTCCATACCCAAAAACATCGCCCTTGCAAAGGCGAGGGAACTTCTTGACTTTATGCAGCTTAAAGAGAGAAGCAATGATCGCGTTGTGGCACTCTCAGGAGGAATGAGAAGAAGACTGGTAATCGCAAGAGCGCTAATAAACAGTCCTAAACTCATAATTCTCGACGAACCGACTACAGGCCTCGATCCCCAGGCAAGGCACGTCATCTGGGACAAACTCCACAAACTAAAAAAAGAGGGTGCAACCTTGCTTCTCACCACTCATTATATGGAAGAGGCCTACAACCTTTGCGACTGTTTAGTCATTATGGACAAAGGATCCTTTGTCGCCGAAGGAAGTCCTGACTCCTTAATCGCTGAGCATTTAGAGAAGGAGGTTATCGAGATAATATCAAGGAGCGGTATTGAGTTCGATATGGACAGCCTCCTGGAAGGCCTCACCTTCAGACATGAAAAAAGCGGCGAGCGTGAATACCTCTTTGCCGATGACGGGGACCCTATCGTCAGGAAGCTTCTCGACCTGGGCGCCATCGAGGTCCTGCACAGGAAGGCCACACTGGAGGACCTTTTTCTTCGTCTTACAGGGAGAGAACTCGATGAATAA